One segment of Triticum aestivum cultivar Chinese Spring chromosome 2A, IWGSC CS RefSeq v2.1, whole genome shotgun sequence DNA contains the following:
- the LOC123188875 gene encoding uncharacterized protein produces MAREASSSSAPGPSELPPAARGSGSGSGSGGDTPRVPRRRARGDPLLIVCGCFSVVTAATALLCVAVNVLSAVQSFRRNGGYIFGGIFRCYAVVISLFVAVLETEWGFIIKFCKILEYWPARGMLQIFVAVMTKAYPNVERSDLILLQDIASYLLLACGLIYVISGVLCLGVLKRSRQQKATSREQAAKDLQELEKRREELEALLIAERSELV; encoded by the exons ATGGCCagggaggcgtcgtcgtcctcCGCGCCGGGGCCCTCGGAGTTGCCGCCGGCCGCTCGTGGCAGCGGCAGCGGAAGCGGAAGCGGCGGGGACACGCCGCGAGTGCCGCGGCGGCGCGCCCGCGGCGACCCGCTCCTCATCGTGTGCGGCTGCTTCAGCGTCGTCACGGCCGCCACCGCCTTGCTCTGCGTCGCCGTCAACGTCCTATCCGCTGTCCAGTCCTTCCGCCGCAACGGTGGCTAC ATATTCGGGGGCATATTCCGGTGCTATGCGGTGGTGATCTCGCTATTCGTGGCCGTCCTCGAGACTGAGTGGGGATTCATCATCAAATTCTGCAAG ATATTGGAATACTGGCCTGCAAGGGGGATGCTACAGATATT TGTTGCTGTCATGACAAAGGCATACCCAAACGTTGAAAGGAGCGATCTGATTTTGCTTCAGGACATTGCCAGCTATCTGCTCCTTGCATGTGGACTAATCTATGTAATCTCG GGGGTATTATGTCTTGGTGTACTAAAGCGCTCTAGGCAGCAGAAAGCAACATCACGAGAGCAAGCAGCCAAAGATCTGCAG GAGCTGGAGAAGCGGAGAGAGGAACTCGAGGCACTGTTAATTGCTGAGAGGTCCGAATTGGTCTGA